The Oncorhynchus kisutch isolate 150728-3 linkage group LG20, Okis_V2, whole genome shotgun sequence genome has a segment encoding these proteins:
- the LOC116355351 gene encoding zinc finger protein 180-like, whose product MSSLSYSPPEDDEVCLTEKEGLWLNVVVKEEEEDVTIQKQVEGEGVTVKEEDKYVSVKEEEDAFRVKEEEEEDVTVKEEEEEKEEDAVFGVKEEKGEMTVTLEEEEETEYLGSVSQMHVKASNSSSDGRFLINTIERRDYCGSSGEPQQHHDADEAEKSLSRSENLKKHLQRSTGKKSHCCSDCGKRFNSSVKLKIHQRIHTGVKPYSCSQCGKSFSTSRYLTIHQRTHTGEKPFGCDHCGKSFIRQQTLKSHQRIHTGEKPYSCNQCGKSFSTSSYVTIHQRTHTGEKPYSCNQCGKSFTWPDSLIVHQRTHTGDNPYSCDQCGKSFTTSSQLTLHQRTHTGEKSCSCDQCGKSFTRPYNLIVHQRTHTGEKPCSCDQCGKSFTTSSQLTLHQRTHTGEKPFRCDQCGKSFTRSSYLTIHQRTHTGENPCCNQCGKRYSDKRSLTKHQKIHEGVVS is encoded by the exons ATGAgctcactaagctactctcctcctgAAGACGATGAGGTCTGCTTGACGGAGAAAGAGGGTCTGTGGCTAAACGTTGtcgtgaaagaggaagaggaggatgtcacaatacaaaaacaagtagagggtgagggtgttacagtgaaagaagaagataaatacgtttcagtgaaagaagaggaagatgcgttcagagtgaaagaggaggaggaggaggatgttactgtaaaagaagaggaggaagagaaagaggaggatgcagtttttggagtgaaagaggagaagggggagatgactgtcacattggaagaagaggaggaaactgaATATCTGGGCTCGGTATCCCAAATGCATGTTAAGGCATCCAATAGTTCTAGCGATGGACGCTTcctgattaacacca tagagagacgtgactattgtggatcctctggggagcctcaacaacatcatgatgctgacgaggcagagaagagtctctccagatcagaaaacctcaagaaacacctgcagagatccacagggaagaaatctcactgctgctctgactgtgggaagagattcaacTCTTCAGTAAAACTTAAAATACATCAAAGAATTCACACTGGAGTGAAACCATATAGCTgtagtcaatgtgggaagagtttttctACATCTCGCTATctaactatacaccagagaacacacacaggagagaaaccttttggCTGTGatcactgtgggaagagttttattcggcaacaaaccctgaaatcacaccagagaatacacactggagagaaaccttacagctgtaatcaatgtgggaagagtttttctacatctagctatgtaactatacaccagagaacacacacaggagagaaaccatatagctgtaatcaatgtgggaagagttttacttgGCCAGACAGCCTGatagtacaccagagaacacacacaggagataatccttatagctgtgatcaatgtgggaagagttttactacatctagccaGCTGACTTTGcaccagaggacacacacaggagagaaatcttgtagctgtgatcaatgtgggaagagttttactcggcCATACAACCTGatagtacaccagagaacacacacaggagagaaaccttgtagctgtgatcaatgtgggaagagttttactacatctagccagctgactttgcaccagagaacacacacaggagaaaaaccttttaggtgtgatcaatgtgggaagagttttactagatctagctatctaactatacaccagagaacacacacaggagagaatccttgctgtaatcaatgtgggaagagatactctgataaaagatctctgactaaacatcagaaaatacatgaaggagttgtttcatga